In Amaranthus tricolor cultivar Red isolate AtriRed21 chromosome 3, ASM2621246v1, whole genome shotgun sequence, a single window of DNA contains:
- the LOC130807456 gene encoding uncharacterized protein LOC130807456: protein MDRPPHDYPAMAFAQQQPQQGANMPGQQYGFPPQHQQFPPSVHGPPFMPPHPSVQQYPYQHQQHPQQMHSHPPPSHLLHLQHQQQPPPSYPPHMPPHMVPSPFPGGPYDSAPPPPDPELRKRIDKLVEYVAKNGPGFEAMVCEKEHKNPDYNFLFGGEGHGYYRYKLFLFTRGPGPFGASFPPSMPGMHPPPMNPTGVSGPMMGPPQMHQPPFPHYDQQQPYPQPYLGDNRPDYDQLSKPFRGLSGPLPSDIAMELNNVLVNLTGTKESIKSAKAWFMQRSPFAPALAEALRDRVFAIDDSDKQLHIVYLANDILFDSFQRRVNPHELDSEALAFKPVLGSMLARIYHHPQNKEENQSRLQKIVQFWASKEVYDQETIRSLEGEMVGGPPPTFQGPPKDLPGSFDPSISGGLPQPAAIGNLAQWQQDKQGSLLNQQLPGPAISSMPPGQPFIPHTVPPAGFPGSVPPASAIPPVNQPPIPHALPQPSANIGEKLPPYPLFPPGLIPRMVRKQQIGSGVPYSPMSPLDIPTVIPPSDVPESDILERVSKFFKEIGEVNPSEGPMSESDARYEDDYQRDSPVRQGGACIPPPPDFQSNADRETEPGSSTSGRLGLGATANPNEGSQYDDVYTNYRKQRSSNYHTSMSVRAGSK, encoded by the exons ATGGATCGCCCTCCACATGATTATCCTGCTATGGCATTTGCTCAGCAACAGCCACAGCAAGGAGCTAATATGCCTGGACAGCAGTATGGATTCCCTCCGCAGCATCAACAGTTTCCCCCTTCAGTTCACGGCCCTCCTTTTATGCCTCCTCATCCATCTGTCCAACAGTATCCGTATCAGCATCAGCAGCATCCTCAACAAATGCATTCTCATCCTCCTCCctctcatcttcttcatcttcagcaTCAGCAACAACCTCCTCCATCCTATCCCCCTCATATGCCTCCTCACATGGTACCCTCTCCTTTTCCTGGAGGTCCATATGACTCTGCTCCACCTCCTCCAGATCCTGAATTACGAAAGCGTATAGACAAACTAGTTGAGTATGTTGCTAAAAATGGCCCAGGATTTGAAGCTATGGTATGTGAGAAAGAACATAAAAACCCAGATTACAATTTTCTGTTTGGTGGTGAGGGTCATGGATACTATCGGTATAAACTCTTTCTATTTACTCGGGGTCCTGGCCCGTTTGGTGCATCTTTCCCTCCTTCCATGCCTGGTATGCATCCACCGCCTATGAATCCCACTGGAGTTTCAGGTCCAATGATGGGCCCACCTCAGATGCACCAACCTCCTTTCCCTCATTATGATCAGCAACAGCCTTATCCGCAGCCTTATTTGGGTGACAATCGCCCGGATTATGACCAGCTTTCGAAGCCATTTAGAGGACTTTCTGGCCCACTTCCTTCAGATATTGCCATGGAGTTGAACAATGTGCTTGTCAACCTCACTGGTACTAAGGAGTCAATTAAAAGTGCTAAGGCATGGTTTATGCAGAGGTCACCTTTTGCACCTGCTCTAGCTGAAGCATTAAGAGATAGGGTCTTCGCTATTGATGATTCCGATAAGCAGTTGCACATTGTATACCTTGCAAATGACATCCTCTTTGACAG CTTCCAGCGGCGCGTCAATCCTCATGAACTTGATAGCGAGGCCCTTGCATTTAAACCAGTTTTGGGCTCTATGCTGGCGAGGATATACCATCATCCCCAAAATAAGGAAGAAAACCAATCTCGGTTGCAGAAAATTGTGCAATTCTGGGCTTCAAAAGAAGTTTACGATCAAGAAACTATACGCTCACTTGAGGGAGAGATGGTTGGAGGACCACCACCTACATTTCAGGGGCCTCCAAAAGACCTTCCTGGTTCTTTTGATCCCTCAATTTCTGGGG GTTTACCTCAACCAGCAGCAATAGGTAACCTTGCACAGTGGCAGCAGGATAAACAAGGTTCATTACTTAATCAACAGCTGCCCGGCCCTGCAATTTCGTCTATGCCTCCTGGTCAGCCGTTTATTCCTCATACTGTTCCACCAGCTGGCTTTCCGGGCTCCGTTCCACCAGCTTCAGCCATTCCACCAGTAAACCAACCACCTATCCCGCATGCATTGCCACAACCATCTGCTAACATTGGTGAAAAACTACCGCCTTATCCTTTGTTCCCTCCTGGTCTAATACCTAGAATGGTCAGAAAACAGCAAATTGGAAGCGGAGTACCCTACTCTCCGATGAGTCCTCTAGATATTCCTACCGTTATACCACCATCTGATGTACCCGAATCGGATATCTTGGAAAGAGTGTCTAAATTCTTCAAGGAGATCGGGGAGGTCAATCCATCAGAAGGTCCAATGAGTGAATCCGACGCAAGGTATGAAGACGACTATCAGAGAGACTCTCCAGTCCGCCAGGGAGGAGCTTGTATTCCTCCACCCCCTGATTTTCAATCAAACGCGGACAGAGAAACAGAACCTGGATCATCTACCTCCGGAAGATTAGGCCTCGGAGCTACTGCGAATCCTAACGAGGGTAGCCAATATGATGATGTTTATACTAATTATCGCAAACAGAGAAGTTCGAACTACCATACATCAATGAGCGTTAGGGCCGGGTCAAAATAA